In Flavobacterium sp. CBA20B-1, one DNA window encodes the following:
- a CDS encoding tetratricopeptide repeat protein encodes MATYNKRGYKPEKPKAEKEENVHEAVLNDTSDTAEVFNSLDSTANKVGSWFTLNQSKILYAIGGLALLAVGYLGYQNFIMEPKEEEAANEMFQAQQFYEQALNGQSADSLFNLALNGGEGKMGFLNIAETYSGTNAANLAHYYAGTAYLNMGKNKEAIAHLEQFNSKDMFLKAMSLGAIGDAFADLNQPQDAFDFYKKASEHTTNDFTTPRYAYKAGLMAIELGKKDEALKLFTNIKDNYKSSVEAANIDVYLGMAQ; translated from the coding sequence ATGGCAACATATAATAAAAGAGGTTATAAACCAGAAAAACCAAAGGCTGAGAAAGAAGAAAATGTGCACGAAGCAGTGTTGAATGATACCAGTGATACGGCAGAGGTTTTTAATTCGTTAGATTCAACAGCTAATAAAGTAGGTTCTTGGTTTACACTAAACCAATCAAAAATACTTTATGCAATTGGTGGATTGGCATTGCTTGCGGTAGGATATTTGGGTTACCAAAATTTTATTATGGAACCAAAAGAAGAAGAAGCAGCCAATGAAATGTTCCAAGCACAACAGTTTTATGAGCAAGCATTGAATGGCCAATCGGCAGATTCATTGTTCAATTTAGCTTTGAATGGCGGTGAAGGAAAAATGGGCTTTTTAAACATTGCAGAAACATACAGCGGAACCAATGCAGCTAACTTAGCACATTATTATGCGGGTACGGCTTATTTGAATATGGGTAAAAATAAAGAAGCAATTGCGCATTTAGAGCAATTCAATTCGAAAGATATGTTTTTAAAAGCAATGTCGTTAGGAGCAATTGGCGACGCATTTGCCGATTTAAACCAACCACAAGACGCTTTTGATTTCTACAAAAAAGCATCAGAACATACAACAAACGATTTTACAACGCCACGTTACGCTTACAAAGCAGGTTTAATGGCTATTGAATTAGGTAAAAAAGACGAAGCTTTGAAATTGTTTACAAACATTAAAGACAATTACAAAAGCTCTGTTGAAGCTGCAAATATTGATGTTTATTTAGGAATGGCACAATAA
- the recF gene encoding DNA replication/repair protein RecF (All proteins in this family for which functions are known are DNA-binding proteins that assist the filamentation of RecA onto DNA for the initiation of recombination or recombinational repair.) — protein MNLEHIHILNFKNISEKTLQFTKKINCFVGKNGQGKTNLLDAIYYLAFGKSYFNPIALQNIKHHEDFFVVEGTFKKNDKQEQIVCSLKKGQKKVLKRNGKIYEKFADHVGLIPMVMISPSDQDLISEGSETRRKFIDLVISQQNSPYLQQLIQYQKIVSQRNALLKYFALNRVFETDTLTIYNEQLHDLGTEIHKKRSEFIEEFNPIFQKYHQQITGNSESVKIKYESQLHEKPLIALFDDFLQKDRVLQYTSVGIHKDDLLFEINGHPIKKYGSQGQQKSLLIALKLAQFDFIKKQSGVLPILLFDDIFDKLDADRVQQIIEMVNNATFGQLFITDTHEDRTELIVKSTNLDYEIFKISS, from the coding sequence GTGAATTTAGAGCATATACATATTCTTAATTTTAAAAATATTTCTGAAAAAACCCTTCAATTTACCAAGAAAATCAATTGTTTCGTGGGAAAAAATGGTCAGGGAAAAACCAACTTGCTCGATGCTATTTATTATTTGGCATTTGGAAAAAGCTATTTTAACCCAATTGCGCTACAAAATATTAAGCACCATGAAGATTTTTTTGTGGTAGAAGGAACTTTTAAGAAAAACGACAAGCAGGAACAAATTGTTTGTAGTTTAAAAAAAGGTCAGAAAAAGGTATTGAAACGCAACGGAAAAATCTATGAAAAATTTGCCGATCATGTGGGATTGATTCCAATGGTGATGATTTCACCCAGTGACCAAGACTTGATTTCGGAAGGCAGCGAAACCCGCAGGAAATTCATTGATTTGGTGATTTCACAACAAAACAGTCCGTATTTACAACAATTGATTCAATACCAAAAAATTGTTTCGCAACGCAACGCATTATTGAAATATTTTGCTTTAAACCGCGTTTTTGAAACGGATACCTTGACTATTTACAACGAACAACTGCATGATCTAGGAACGGAAATTCACAAGAAACGAAGTGAATTTATTGAAGAGTTTAATCCTATTTTTCAAAAATACCACCAACAGATTACTGGAAACAGTGAATCGGTAAAAATTAAGTACGAAAGTCAGTTACACGAAAAACCTTTGATAGCGCTTTTCGATGATTTTTTACAGAAAGATCGGGTGTTGCAATACACATCGGTAGGAATTCATAAAGACGATTTACTGTTTGAAATAAACGGTCATCCCATTAAAAAATACGGCTCGCAAGGTCAGCAAAAGTCTTTATTAATTGCATTAAAACTAGCGCAATTTGATTTCATAAAAAAGCAAAGCGGTGTACTGCCAATTTTATTGTTCGATGATATTTTTGATAAATTAGATGCCGATCGCGTGCAACAAATCATTGAAATGGTAAACAATGCCACCTTTGGTCAGTTGTTTATTACCGATACGCATGAAGATCGAACGGAACTTATTGTAAAATCGACCAATTTAGATTACGAAATTTTTAAAATATCTTCTTAA
- the murB gene encoding UDP-N-acetylmuramate dehydrogenase: MQFHQSLKTYNTFGIDVQASAFVNITSVDQLKQVIRENNNKLPLFILSGGSNMLLTKNVDALVLNINNKGIKVVNEDADFVWIEAQAGEIWHEFVLHTLAENLGGLENLSLIPGKVGSSPIQNIGAYGVEIKDTFHSLTALNLETLETATFSATDCEFGYRESVFKNKLKDQYIITSVTFKLKKAPHILHTSYGAIQQELELMNVSNPTIKDVSNAVIAIRQSKLPDPKEIGNSGSFFKNPIIGKSMYQSLVEKNPDIPHYPVNDLQVKVPAGWLIEQAGLKGYRKGDAGVHAKQALVLVNYGNATGEELINLAKYVQATVLEKFGIEISPEVNII, encoded by the coding sequence ATGCAGTTCCATCAATCTTTAAAAACATACAACACCTTTGGTATCGATGTCCAAGCCTCTGCGTTTGTTAACATTACATCGGTAGATCAACTAAAACAAGTTATTCGCGAAAACAACAACAAACTGCCTTTATTTATTTTAAGTGGAGGCAGCAATATGTTGCTCACCAAAAATGTGGATGCTTTGGTTTTAAACATTAATAATAAAGGAATAAAAGTGGTGAACGAAGATGCAGATTTTGTTTGGATAGAAGCACAAGCAGGCGAAATTTGGCACGAATTTGTACTGCACACACTTGCTGAAAACTTAGGCGGATTGGAAAATTTATCGCTCATTCCCGGAAAAGTAGGCTCCTCTCCTATTCAAAACATTGGTGCATATGGCGTGGAAATTAAAGATACTTTTCACAGCTTAACTGCTTTGAATCTGGAAACTTTGGAAACAGCAACTTTTTCTGCTACCGATTGCGAATTTGGATACCGTGAAAGCGTTTTTAAAAACAAACTGAAAGACCAATACATTATTACATCGGTTACTTTTAAACTAAAAAAAGCACCACACATACTGCATACCTCATACGGAGCCATTCAACAGGAATTGGAGCTTATGAACGTATCAAACCCAACCATTAAAGATGTGAGCAATGCAGTAATTGCCATTCGTCAATCAAAATTACCCGACCCAAAAGAAATAGGCAATAGTGGCAGTTTCTTTAAAAATCCGATTATTGGCAAAAGTATGTATCAATCTTTAGTTGAAAAAAATCCAGATATTCCGCATTATCCAGTAAATGATTTGCAAGTAAAAGTGCCGGCAGGCTGGCTTATTGAACAAGCCGGTTTAAAAGGCTACCGCAAAGGCGATGCAGGCGTACATGCGAAACAAGCTTTGGTTTTGGTGAATTACGGCAATGCAACGGGTGAAGAATTGATTAATCTGGCTAAATACGTGCAAGCAACTGTTTTAGAAAAATTTGGTATTGAAATCAGTCCAGAAGTGAATATTATTTAA
- a CDS encoding glycosyltransferase, which yields MALTLLYILAGLFIFLLIYYLGIFSGSVFSKPHENNAKRIPISVIVYAKNHAEELRNLLPVLLNQNYHQFELVLVNNASTDDTLHLMKEYALMYPNIRVVDVLNNEAFWGNKKYATTLGIKASKYEYLVCIDADKKIHSNNWLVQLTSHFTLNKTMVLGTFSYIKKKGLFNKWFRFFHTMQHLQAAAHTKISAPYSLNLQQIAFKKEDFYRVNGFISHMQKPLFMNEHLVNDAATSKNTIMCEHPEAMIAVAPMNRKEFNIFKNQQIKLLTSFKGSTSFKIKLFNLLQFLFVATALVSFATLSFWYITLGIVLLRMVILWVIFAKAAKKLKYTDLAFYFPLFDMFYIFIQIQLFLGNLFRKSNS from the coding sequence ATGGCATTAACATTACTTTATATTTTAGCAGGTTTATTTATTTTTTTACTAATCTACTATTTAGGGATTTTTTCAGGTTCGGTTTTTTCTAAACCACATGAAAATAATGCAAAGCGCATACCTATTTCGGTAATTGTATATGCTAAAAACCACGCGGAAGAATTGCGGAATTTATTGCCCGTGCTCCTCAATCAAAACTACCATCAATTTGAATTGGTTCTGGTAAACAATGCTTCTACCGATGACACCTTGCACTTGATGAAAGAATATGCCTTAATGTATCCAAATATTCGGGTGGTTGATGTTTTGAACAATGAAGCCTTCTGGGGCAACAAAAAATACGCCACTACATTGGGCATAAAAGCCAGTAAATATGAATATTTAGTGTGTATTGATGCCGATAAAAAAATACATTCAAACAACTGGTTGGTGCAGTTAACCTCGCATTTCACATTGAACAAAACCATGGTATTAGGAACTTTTTCTTATATTAAAAAGAAAGGATTGTTCAACAAATGGTTCCGTTTTTTTCATACCATGCAACATCTACAAGCGGCTGCCCATACCAAAATAAGTGCGCCTTATAGTTTAAATCTGCAACAAATCGCCTTTAAAAAAGAAGATTTTTACCGCGTAAACGGTTTTATTTCGCACATGCAAAAACCACTGTTCATGAACGAACATTTGGTAAACGATGCAGCCACTTCTAAAAACACCATCATGTGCGAACATCCCGAAGCAATGATTGCTGTGGCACCCATGAACCGAAAAGAATTCAATATTTTTAAAAATCAACAAATTAAACTTTTAACATCTTTCAAAGGCAGTACTTCTTTTAAAATAAAGCTTTTCAACTTGTTGCAATTTTTATTTGTTGCCACAGCTTTGGTTTCCTTTGCCACACTAAGTTTTTGGTATATTACACTGGGAATTGTATTGCTGCGCATGGTTATTTTATGGGTTATTTTTGCAAAAGCAGCTAAAAAATTAAAATATACCGATTTGGCATTTTACTTTCCTTTGTTCGATATGTTTTATATCTTTATACAAATTCAATTGTTTTTAGGTAATTTATTCCGTAAATCTAATTCGTAA
- a CDS encoding RNA polymerase sigma factor, which yields MGSQKAFTTLLDIYWTEVYHFILKRTENETDAEDITIETFAKAFDKITSYKPEFQFNTWLITIAKNVHIDLIRKRKSNQFINLNEEEALLFDILEDDDSLEDQLIYEQNLATLKHCIKQLKPHYQQIIQLRYFQERTYNEIAEIINEPLNNVKIKILRAKKLLTELIKKQNE from the coding sequence ATGGGAAGCCAAAAAGCTTTCACCACTTTGCTTGATATTTATTGGACAGAAGTATATCATTTTATACTGAAAAGAACAGAAAATGAAACCGACGCCGAAGACATTACCATTGAAACTTTTGCCAAAGCGTTTGATAAAATCACTTCGTATAAACCTGAATTTCAGTTTAATACATGGCTAATCACAATTGCCAAAAATGTACATATCGATTTAATACGAAAGCGAAAATCCAATCAGTTTATTAATTTGAATGAAGAAGAAGCGCTTTTGTTTGATATTTTAGAAGATGATGATTCTTTGGAAGACCAATTGATTTACGAACAAAATTTGGCTACTTTAAAGCATTGTATCAAACAATTGAAACCGCATTATCAACAGATTATTCAGTTACGCTATTTTCAGGAACGTACTTACAACGAAATTGCCGAAATAATCAACGAGCCTTTAAACAATGTAAAAATTAAGATTTTGCGTGCCAAAAAATTGTTGACCGAATTGATTAAAAAACAAAACGAGTAA
- a CDS encoding dihydrofolate reductase family protein: MRKIILDLAVSLDGYIEGSNGEIDWCIMDDDMDFDGFLSNIDTIFYGRVSYDSWGNYQPDNKADVSEKAFWQNIHSKKKYVFSGEIRNDEHATFINSDIADKVAEIKNQSGKNIWLYGGASLIQTFIQLNLIDVYRISVHPIALGTGKPLFENLTNRLNLKLIQTNSFKSGVVQLIYEPLKD, from the coding sequence ATGAGAAAAATAATTTTAGATTTAGCGGTTAGTTTAGACGGTTATATTGAAGGATCAAACGGAGAAATTGATTGGTGTATCATGGATGATGATATGGATTTCGATGGGTTTCTTTCTAATATTGATACTATTTTTTATGGCAGAGTAAGTTATGATTCATGGGGAAATTATCAACCTGACAATAAAGCGGATGTTTCTGAAAAAGCCTTTTGGCAAAATATTCATTCTAAAAAGAAATATGTTTTTTCAGGCGAAATCAGAAATGATGAACATGCTACTTTTATAAATTCTGACATTGCCGATAAAGTTGCCGAAATTAAAAATCAATCGGGAAAAAACATTTGGCTTTACGGTGGTGCAAGTCTTATTCAAACTTTTATCCAATTAAATCTGATTGATGTTTACAGAATTTCGGTTCATCCCATTGCATTGGGAACAGGCAAACCCTTATTTGAAAATCTTACAAACCGATTGAATTTAAAACTTATCCAAACCAACTCGTTTAAATCGGGCGTTGTGCAATTGATCTACGAACCTTTAAAAGACTAA
- a CDS encoding Crp/Fnr family transcriptional regulator: protein MVELFKAHLDKFVSVTNVEFSEIISFFELRTVRKKENLLEEGQICKEHFFVLKGILRKFYINEKGSEQTTEFAIENWWMTDNMAYEHQSQTEFYIQAVEKTELLIITQKNQELLLSQFPQLERYFRFVYQRAYAAAQMRIKYIFSLAKDEFYFQLVKKHPEFVQRVPQYLIASFLGFTPEYLSEIRKKNLS from the coding sequence ATGGTTGAATTATTCAAAGCGCATTTAGATAAATTTGTTTCTGTAACCAATGTTGAATTCTCGGAAATAATTTCTTTTTTTGAATTGCGAACCGTACGTAAAAAGGAAAATCTTTTGGAAGAAGGACAAATCTGCAAAGAACATTTTTTTGTTTTGAAGGGAATTTTACGCAAATTTTACATCAACGAAAAAGGATCTGAACAAACTACCGAATTTGCCATTGAAAACTGGTGGATGACAGACAACATGGCTTACGAACATCAATCACAAACCGAATTTTACATTCAGGCAGTTGAAAAAACAGAACTTTTAATCATCACTCAAAAAAATCAGGAATTACTTTTAAGTCAGTTTCCACAATTGGAACGTTACTTTCGGTTTGTATATCAACGTGCTTATGCGGCTGCACAAATGCGTATAAAGTACATTTTTTCGCTTGCTAAAGATGAATTTTACTTTCAGCTTGTAAAGAAGCATCCCGAGTTCGTTCAACGTGTTCCACAATATCTTATTGCATCGTTTTTAGGTTTTACTCCCGAATATTTAAGCGAAATCCGCAAGAAAAATCTTTCTTAA
- a CDS encoding carboxymuconolactone decarboxylase family protein has protein sequence MTKRINISKVAPQAYKAMMGLEMYLANVEISKSLKELIKIRTSQINNCAYCIDMHTKDALKNGETNQRIFLLSAWKEAKSFFTEEEQAVLVMTEEITMISQNGLSEEAYVNASKFFSENQIAEIIMVIITINAWNRIAVSTHLQVGEF, from the coding sequence ATGACAAAACGTATTAACATCAGCAAAGTAGCACCACAGGCTTATAAAGCAATGATGGGATTAGAAATGTATCTTGCTAACGTAGAAATTTCAAAATCATTAAAAGAATTAATTAAAATTCGAACATCGCAGATAAACAATTGTGCTTATTGTATTGATATGCACACAAAAGATGCACTGAAAAACGGCGAAACCAACCAACGTATTTTTTTATTGAGTGCATGGAAAGAAGCGAAATCGTTTTTTACTGAAGAAGAACAAGCGGTTTTGGTAATGACCGAAGAAATCACCATGATCAGTCAAAATGGTTTAAGCGAAGAAGCTTATGTAAACGCTTCAAAATTCTTTAGCGAAAATCAGATTGCAGAAATTATCATGGTAATTATAACCATTAACGCATGGAACCGAATTGCAGTGAGTACGCATTTACAGGTTGGTGAGTTTTAA
- the hisS gene encoding histidine--tRNA ligase: MAQKPSIPKGTRDFSPIEVAKRQYIMSVIKKHFERSGFQPIETPSFENSETLMGKYGEEGDRLIFKILNSGDFLAKTNEEFLHTKNSLKITSQISEKALRYDLTVPFARFVVQHQNELEFPFKRYQIQPVWRADRPQKGRYREFYQCDADVVGSTSLWQEVELVQLYDAVFSDLRVEGVTIKINNRKILSGIAEVIGASDKLIDFTVALDKLDKIGEDGVKAEMLAKGISEEALVKVQPLFNFNGSLTEKLKQLRELLSSSVEGTKGVDELTFICETVEELGLKSATLNLDVTLARGLNYYTGAIFEVAAPENVKLGSIGGGGRYDDLTGIFGLKNMSGVGISFGLDRIYLVIEELNVFPETVSNVTDVLFLNFGDNEAKYCLKVIRGLREAGINAELYPDKTKMAKQFQFAEKKGIKYAVIVGETEMQQNIFGLKNLNSSEQQNVSLEELKQVLLK; this comes from the coding sequence ATGGCACAAAAACCAAGTATTCCAAAAGGAACAAGAGATTTTTCTCCGATCGAAGTAGCAAAGCGTCAATACATCATGTCGGTTATAAAAAAGCATTTTGAACGCAGCGGTTTTCAACCAATAGAAACGCCTTCGTTTGAAAATTCTGAGACTTTAATGGGGAAATACGGGGAAGAAGGCGACCGTTTAATTTTTAAGATTTTAAATTCGGGCGATTTTTTAGCGAAAACAAATGAGGAATTTCTTCACACAAAAAACAGCTTAAAAATAACCTCCCAAATATCCGAAAAAGCGTTGCGTTATGATTTAACCGTTCCGTTTGCACGTTTCGTGGTGCAACACCAAAATGAGTTGGAGTTTCCTTTTAAACGCTATCAAATTCAGCCGGTTTGGCGTGCCGATCGTCCGCAAAAGGGGCGTTACCGTGAGTTTTATCAGTGCGATGCCGATGTGGTTGGATCTACATCATTGTGGCAAGAAGTGGAGTTAGTTCAATTATACGATGCTGTTTTTAGTGATTTAAGAGTTGAAGGTGTCACTATTAAAATCAACAATAGAAAAATATTGTCGGGCATTGCTGAAGTTATTGGCGCAAGCGACAAGTTGATTGATTTCACCGTGGCTTTGGATAAATTGGATAAAATTGGTGAAGACGGCGTGAAAGCAGAAATGCTGGCAAAAGGAATTTCAGAAGAAGCGTTGGTTAAAGTACAGCCGTTATTCAATTTTAATGGATCGTTAACGGAAAAATTGAAGCAATTACGCGAATTATTGTCATCATCTGTTGAAGGAACTAAAGGTGTTGACGAGTTGACGTTTATCTGCGAAACCGTGGAAGAATTAGGTTTAAAATCGGCTACATTGAATTTAGATGTTACGTTGGCGCGCGGATTGAATTATTACACCGGAGCTATTTTTGAAGTAGCTGCACCAGAAAACGTGAAGTTGGGCTCAATAGGAGGCGGTGGTCGTTATGATGATTTAACAGGAATTTTTGGTTTGAAAAACATGAGCGGTGTTGGTATTTCGTTTGGATTGGATAGAATTTATCTGGTTATTGAAGAATTAAATGTTTTTCCAGAGACGGTTTCAAACGTGACCGATGTGTTGTTCTTGAATTTTGGCGATAACGAAGCTAAATACTGCTTAAAAGTGATTCGTGGTTTGCGCGAAGCAGGAATCAATGCGGAATTGTATCCTGATAAAACCAAAATGGCAAAACAGTTTCAGTTTGCCGAGAAAAAAGGAATTAAATACGCCGTGATTGTGGGCGAAACCGAAATGCAGCAAAATATTTTTGGTTTGAAAAACTTAAATTCCAGTGAACAACAAAATGTTAGTTTAGAGGAATTAAAACAAGTTTTATTGAAATAG
- the prmC gene encoding peptide chain release factor N(5)-glutamine methyltransferase gives MTVNDYKKRFLNQLPAFYDETERLNLFYMTMEFVLNYNKADVVLNGNESVLIENQQKIDEVFNRLQDNEPIQYITQQANFFGFDFKVSPATLIPRPETEELVDWVLTEMKKQPQKNWRVLDIGTGTGCIPITIKKEFPLAEVFAIDISVEALKIAQQNAINLKANVTFIQQDILQTEQLDAYDIIISNPPYIRNLEKAEINENVLQHEPHLALFVDDNDPLVFYRKISQLAYKSLTENGMLFFEINQYLGNEMLEMVSAYFKTIELKKDFIQNDRMMKAY, from the coding sequence ATGACAGTAAACGATTATAAAAAACGATTTCTAAACCAACTTCCTGCTTTTTATGACGAAACAGAGCGATTGAATTTGTTTTACATGACTATGGAATTTGTGTTGAATTATAACAAAGCCGATGTGGTTTTAAATGGAAATGAATCGGTTTTGATTGAAAATCAGCAAAAAATAGACGAAGTTTTTAATCGTTTGCAAGATAACGAGCCCATACAATACATTACGCAGCAAGCCAATTTTTTTGGATTCGATTTTAAGGTTTCGCCCGCAACATTGATTCCTCGTCCAGAAACCGAAGAATTGGTGGATTGGGTTTTAACCGAAATGAAAAAACAACCGCAGAAAAACTGGCGTGTGTTGGATATTGGCACCGGAACGGGCTGTATTCCGATTACTATTAAAAAGGAATTTCCGTTGGCTGAGGTTTTTGCAATAGATATTTCGGTTGAAGCTTTAAAAATTGCGCAGCAAAATGCAATCAATCTAAAGGCGAACGTTACTTTTATTCAACAAGATATTTTGCAAACAGAACAATTGGATGCTTATGATATCATTATATCCAATCCGCCGTATATTCGCAACTTGGAAAAAGCAGAAATAAACGAAAACGTTTTGCAACACGAACCGCATTTGGCATTGTTTGTAGATGATAACGATCCGTTGGTTTTTTATCGAAAAATTAGCCAATTGGCATACAAAAGTTTAACTGAAAACGGAATGTTGTTTTTTGAAATCAATCAGTATTTAGGAAATGAAATGCTAGAAATGGTTTCGGCATATTTTAAAACCATTGAACTAAAAAAAGATTTTATTCAGAACGACCGAATGATGAAAGCTTATTAG
- the ribD gene encoding bifunctional diaminohydroxyphosphoribosylaminopyrimidine deaminase/5-amino-6-(5-phosphoribosylamino)uracil reductase RibD — MHTHEQFMYRALFIAQKGLSAAMPNPSVGAVIVHKDTIIGEGSTSAFGGSHAEVNAINSVKNKELLKESTLYVTLEPCSHYGKTPPCADLIVKMQIPNVVIGCVDPYTEVAGKGIEKLKNAGVQVIVGVLEKECIASNQRFFTFIQKKRPYIILKWAASADGFIAPTEKNGQKPVWISNNYSRQLTHKWRSEEMAILVGTKTVLDDNPSLTTRDFVGKNPVRIYIDANHKIDTSFAITNSASKTICLCAEFPLKPVDQIIYKKIDFTDLPAEVNRICVEENIQSIIIEGGSHTLQQFIDAELWDEARVFKSDVILKDGIKAVELNNTVAVSQQKIQNNILTYYKNQNND; from the coding sequence ATGCACACACACGAACAATTTATGTACCGCGCTTTGTTTATTGCACAAAAAGGTTTGTCCGCCGCCATGCCCAATCCGTCGGTTGGTGCGGTAATTGTTCACAAAGATACAATTATTGGCGAAGGTTCAACGAGTGCTTTTGGCGGATCTCATGCCGAAGTAAACGCAATAAATTCGGTTAAAAACAAAGAGCTGTTAAAAGAAAGCACTCTTTATGTGACGCTAGAACCTTGTAGTCATTACGGAAAAACGCCGCCTTGTGCTGATTTGATCGTGAAAATGCAAATTCCAAATGTGGTGATTGGGTGTGTAGATCCATATACCGAAGTTGCCGGTAAAGGCATCGAAAAACTGAAAAATGCCGGTGTACAAGTTATTGTTGGCGTTTTAGAAAAGGAATGTATCGCCAGTAACCAACGTTTTTTTACGTTTATTCAGAAAAAAAGACCTTACATTATTTTGAAATGGGCAGCATCGGCAGATGGATTTATTGCTCCGACTGAAAAAAACGGACAAAAACCCGTTTGGATTTCGAACAATTATTCTCGGCAACTAACGCACAAATGGCGAAGTGAAGAAATGGCTATTTTGGTGGGAACAAAAACGGTTTTAGACGATAATCCATCATTAACAACGCGAGATTTTGTTGGAAAAAATCCTGTTAGAATTTACATTGATGCGAATCATAAAATCGATACTTCGTTTGCAATTACAAATTCAGCAAGTAAAACGATTTGTTTGTGTGCGGAATTTCCTTTGAAACCAGTTGATCAAATCATTTATAAAAAAATTGATTTTACTGATTTACCTGCCGAAGTCAATAGAATTTGTGTGGAAGAAAATATTCAATCAATCATTATTGAAGGCGGATCGCACACTTTACAACAGTTTATTGATGCAGAATTGTGGGACGAAGCCCGAGTTTTTAAAAGCGATGTAATTTTAAAAGATGGCATAAAAGCGGTTGAATTAAATAATACTGTTGCAGTATCTCAACAAAAAATCCAAAACAATATCTTAACGTATTACAAAAACCAAAATAATGACTGA
- a CDS encoding IMPACT family protein has protein sequence MTDTYKTIEKPSDEVLFKEKNSKFFGYAFPVQSENEVKEILDQLKKQHYTARHWCYAYQIGTKTKSYRANDDGEPNNSAGMPIYGQIQSFDVTNVLVVVVRYFGGVKLGVGGLITAYKTGAQMALEVAEIVEKTINTHFFIRFDYKNMNKVMRVIKEKNLNVVNQALELDCLIEISCRLTQKEEIFNAFHQIFEVSIIEKED, from the coding sequence ATGACTGATACTTACAAAACAATAGAAAAACCAAGCGACGAAGTGTTGTTTAAAGAAAAAAACAGCAAGTTTTTCGGTTATGCTTTTCCTGTTCAGTCAGAAAATGAGGTTAAGGAAATTTTAGATCAACTTAAAAAACAACATTACACGGCAAGACATTGGTGTTACGCTTACCAAATTGGTACTAAAACAAAAAGTTATCGAGCCAATGACGATGGCGAACCCAACAACAGTGCGGGAATGCCTATTTACGGACAAATACAATCGTTTGATGTTACCAACGTGCTAGTAGTTGTGGTTCGGTATTTTGGTGGTGTGAAATTAGGTGTGGGCGGTTTAATTACAGCTTACAAAACCGGAGCACAAATGGCTTTAGAAGTTGCTGAAATTGTAGAAAAAACAATAAATACGCACTTTTTTATTCGGTTTGATTATAAAAACATGAACAAAGTAATGCGTGTTATTAAAGAAAAAAACCTGAATGTTGTAAATCAGGCTTTAGAATTGGATTGCTTGATTGAAATTTCGTGCAGACTCACTCAGAAAGAAGAAATTTTTAATGCTTTTCATCAAATTTTTGAAGTATCAATCATCGAAAAAGAAGATTAA